The following are encoded in a window of Fusarium oxysporum f. sp. lycopersici 4287 chromosome 5, whole genome shotgun sequence genomic DNA:
- a CDS encoding dihydrofolate reductase — translation MQSLELNLIVAATRNMGIGLHGTMPWQGLRKEMKYFARVTTRVPPQASSSSINAVIMGRKTWDSIPTKFRPLKDRLNIVISRSAPSKLPGKVEPSEPVRVQSLELALQYARAHSDVGRIFVIGGAQIYDAALRLPEARRILLTSIERDFDCDTFFPVDLKDGSWERKSREELQEWTGEEIEEGGQEEAGTKYEFQMWEKHD, via the exons ATGCAGTCTCTCGAATTGAATCTCATAGTCGCGGCCACGCGCAACATGGGCATTGGCCTCCATGGAACAATGCCCTGGCAAGGGCTACGCAAAGAAATGAAGTACTTTGCGCGCGTCACAACTCGGGTGCCACCACAG GCCTCCTCATCGTCTATCAACGCAGTCATCATGGGCCGCAAAACCTGGGACTCGATCCCCACCAAATTCCGGCCTCTGAAAGACCGTCTCAACATTGTCATTTCCCGCTCCGCACCCTCAAAGCTTCCCGGAAAAGTTGAGCCCTCTGAACCCGTGAGAGTCCAATCTCTTGAACTTGCTCTTCAATACGCCCGTGCACATAGCGACGTCGGTCGAATTTTCGTCATCGGTGGTGCGCAGATCTATGACGCCGCTCTCAGACTGCCAGAAGCGCGACGGATCCTTCTCACGAGTATTGAGCGTGATTTTGACTGCGATACTTTCTTTCCTGTCGACTTGAAGGATGGATCGTGGGAGAGAAAGTCTAGAGAGGAGTTGCAGGAGTGGACAGGtgaagagattgaagagGGTGGCCAGGAAGAAGCTGGTACAAAGTATGAGTTTCAAATGTGGGAGAAGCATGATTAG
- a CDS encoding 3-oxoacyl-[acyl-carrier-protein] synthase II, producing MMRRVVVTGLGAITPLGVGIRRTWTRLINNECGIVSVADLEPQARWKELTSTVSGLVPSGDGEGRWRASDWINANEQRRMSKFTQYAIAASDMALRDSGWEPKNAEQQEATGVCLGSGIGNLDEIYETSLVHHQDGYKKVSPLFVPKILINMAAGHVAMKYGFQGPNHTATTACTTGAHSIGDAARFITMGDADVMVAGGSESCIHPLTFAGFGRARSLTTAYNDNPTASCRPFDADRNGFVVSEGAAVVVLEELEHAKARGSPYIC from the exons ATGATGCGTCGCGTCGTAGTGACAGGCCTCGGAGCCATCACGCCCTTGGGAGTTGGCATAAGGCGAACATGGACTCGTCTTATTAACAACGAATGCGGAATCGTCAGCGTCGCAGATCTCGAGCCTCAGGCACGATGGAAAGAGTTGACGAGCACAGTCTCTGGGTTAGTGCCCAGTGGTGATGGAGAAGGACGATGGAGGGCATCAGACTGGATCAATGCAAATGAGCAAAGACGAATGTCAAAATTTACACAATATGCCATCGCAGCTAGCGACATGGCTCTCAGGGACTCAGGGTGGGAGCCGAAGAACGCAGAGCAGCAGGAGGCCACCGGTGTATGCCTTGGAAGCGGTATTGGAAATCTAGACGAGATTTACGAGACCAGTTTAGTGCATCATCAAGAC GGCTACAAGAAGGTGTCTCCGTTATTTGTTCCCAAGATTCTTATTAATATGGCCGCCGGCCATGTGGCCATGAAATACGGCTTCCAAGGCCCCAACCACACAGCTACCACGGCTTGCACGACTGGTGCACACTCAATCGGAGATGCAGCACGATTTATCACCATGGGAGACGCCGATGTGATGGTCGCCGGAGGTTCAGAATCATGTATCCATCCCTTGACGTTCGCTGGCTTCGGCAGAGCAAGATCTCTGACCACAGCATATAACGACAATCCCACAGCAAGCTGTCGTCCGTTTGATGCTGACCGCAATGGTTTCGTTGTCTCTGAAGGTGCTGCGGTGGTAGTTCTTGAAGAATTAGAGCACGCCAAAGCACGGGGGAGCCCATATATATGCTGA
- a CDS encoding pyruvate dehydrogenase E2 component (dihydrolipoamide acetyltransferase) (At least one base has a quality score < 10), with amino-acid sequence MASLTAACRASARAVTSRSAIARGFTTSTRCLAAQNFTMPALSPTMTEGNIATWKVKEGEAFSAGDVLLEIETDKASMDVEAQDDGIMVKIMAGDGSKAVQVGSRIGVIAEAGDDINSLEIPADEQAKEQSKEQSSAQAPKENTAPSESNPVEKKSAKPTGNDTYEHKYPLLPSVGHLIKEKGISEADVKKIKGTGPHGRLLKGDILAYLGSINPETPAANEVNFNNLFHLDLSNIKVATKPAPPSKPVERLRLRLLRPRGREPRSFHPHYFVQGC; translated from the exons ATGGCATCTCTTACAGCAGCATGCAGGGCATCTGCCCGAGCTGTTACTTCTCGGTCCGCTATTGCTCGTG GCTTCACCACCTCGACGCGATGCCTCGCCGCTCAGAACTTCACCATGCCCGCCCTCTCGCCCACTATGACCGAGGGTAACATTGCTACATGGAAGGTCAAGGAAGGAGAGGCTTTCAGTGCCGGTGATGTGCTGCTCGAGATCGAGACCGACAAGGCCAGCATGGATGTTGAGGCCCAGGACGATGGTATCATGGTCAAGATCATGGCTGGTGATGGAAGTAAGGCTGTTCAGGTTGGATCACGCATTGGTGTCATTGCTGAGGCCGGCGATGATATCAACTCCCTCGAGATCCCCGCCGACGAGCAGGCCAAGGAGCAATCAAAGGAACAGTCCAGCGCCCAGGCCCCCAAGGAGAACACCGCCCCCTCCGAGTCGAACCccgttgagaagaagagcgcaAAGCCTACTGGCAACGATACCTACGAACACAAGTACCCTCTGCTGCCCTCAGTTGGACACctgatcaaggagaagggcatcAGCGAGGCCgacgtcaagaagatcaagggcACTGGTCCTCATGGCCGATTGCTCAAGGGCGATATCCTTGCCTACCTTGGAAGCATCAACCCCGAGACTCCCGCTGCCAACGaggtcaacttcaacaacctGTTCCACCTCGACCTCAGCAACATCAAGGTCGCTACCAAGCCTGCTCCTCCTTCTAAGCCTGTCGAGAGGCTAAGGCTGAGGCTCCTAAGGCCCCGTGGTCGAGAACCTCGAAGTTTCCATCCCCATTACTTTGTCCAAGGTTGTTGA
- a CDS encoding oxidoreductase: MVSKKPVALVVGASRGIGRQVAVDLARNGYAVVVAAKTISDPSNLPEPFPPNPNSSASTITTVAREITSEGGDATAIQVDVRYPESIDALVSNTISTYGRLDVLIYNSGAIFWAPVSSTPVKRFQLMQRVNPEGLYATVQAVLPHISSSCRIVVVSPPIYSRFFRGKTAYAMGKVGMSVLTKGLAMDFEREGKKDMAITSIWPAVAIESAATEKFTAKNPEEANDLRKATIFSDAILEILKAYPSVVNGELLLDEDFLREHAGITDFSKYNVISGASPRRIMPQSLPDLTVAEQADEGKRYDSTKDKSKL; encoded by the exons ATGGTATCTAAGAAACCTGTTGCTCTTGTTGTAGGCGCATCTAGAGGCATCGGCCGTCAAGTCGCCGTTGACCTCGCCCGCAATGGCTACGCTG ttgttgttgctgcaaagACTATCAGTGATCCTTCCAATCTACCAGAGCCCTTTCCTCCAAATCCCAACTCTTCCGCTTCTACCATCACAACAGTTGCTCGCGAGATTACTTCTGAGGGAGGCGATGCTACTGCTATTCAGGTCGACGTCCGCTATCCTGAGAGTATAGATGCTCTTGTATCGAATACTATCTCC ACTTATGGCCGTCTAGATGTTCTCATCTACAACTCAGGCGCCATCTTCTGGGCTCCTGTCTCGTCGACTCCCGTAAAGCGCTTCCAGCTCATGCAGCGCGTCAATCCAGAAGGACTCTACGCAACGGTTCAAGCTGTCCTTCCTCatatttcttcttcatgccGAATAGTTGTTGTCAGCCCACCTATCTATAGTCGTTTCTTCCGCGGCAAGACTGCATATGCTATGGGCAAGGTTGGTATGAGTGTTCTTACAAAGGGTCTTGCCATGGACTTTGAGCGCGAGGGGAAGAAGGATATGGCTATCACATCTATTTGGCCAGCTGTG GCTATCGAGTCGGCGGCTACAGAGAAATTCACAGCCAAAAACCCAGAGGAAGCCAACGATTTACGAAAGGCAACCATCTTCTCCGACGCTATCCTCGAGATTCTCAAAGCTTATCCAAGCGTCGTGAACGGCGAGCTCCTCCTGGATGAAGATTTCCTTCGCGAACATGCAGGAATAACCGACTTTTCCAAATACAATGTTATTTCAGGTGCCTCACCACGGAGGATCATGCCCCAAAGTCTCCCAGACTTGACCGTAGCAGAGCAAGCAGACGAGGGCAAACGCTACGACAGCACAAAGGATAAATCCAAGCTATAA
- a CDS encoding hypothetical protein (At least one base has a quality score < 10) has translation MPKSKKLGSVLPAEAVGQSIGGPSGRLSTSLEIEDSSNENLKHRLHEWAASGARNDDEAGSEYEMLMDPNLPQEYETRRKGSGESGDEAALLSDDADDEEEENSPYPEVRAAVRNFDEDLPCNTVRAWTIGMLLVIVGASMNTLFSLRQPSISIGPLIAQIVAWPMGHGWAKFVPDREFTTFGITWTLNPGPFNVKEHAIIVVMASVSFSVAYATDIILAQVIFYKQDFGLVFQLLLTISTQSVGYGIAGMLRKFLVYPASMIWPENLVGVTLMNAMYETNDTPDPTILGGRMHRYKWFVIVTACSFVYYFIPGFLAQFLSIFAVATWMAPQNPIVNQLFGGQTGYKEAPTWWYMSLFAVMLLIGFYTVLGYPTNLSWWAFLLAIAISFGFALPIGIIQAVTNTQIGLNVLTEFIYGYLQPGRPLALMIFKTYGYITMAQSLRFVSDLKFGHYMKIPPRTMFLSQVVATTFSCFIQIVVLNLSLKNIPDVCEHHQVDHFTCPGGRVFFAASIIWGLLGPARMFSPGQVYSGLFVFFILGAVTPIVIYVLAKRWPRSPVRYLMAPLIFGGAGAIPPATPLNYLSWGIVGFVFQFWIKKRHFRWWTRLNFLTSSALDLGLALATLFIFFAFTLHGVDPPSWWGNNIVTSTMDVQGTAIQAHVPEGGRFGPENW, from the exons ATGCCAAAAAGCAAGAAGCTAGGGTCGGTATTGCCAGCCGAAGCCGTCGGCCAAAGTATAGGAGGACCTAGTGGACGCTTATCCACGTCTCTTGAGATTGAGGACTCATCAAATGAGAACCTCAAGCATCGCCTCCATGAGTGGGCAGCCTCTGGAGCACGCAACGACGATGAGGCAGGTTCGGAATATGAGATGCTTATGGACCCGAATCTACCTCAGGAGTATGAGACACGACGAAAGGGTTCAGGAGAGTctggtgatgaagcagcGCTGCTCAGCGATGATgcagatgacgaagaggaagaaaactCCCCTTATCCTGAAGTTCGAGCTGCGGTAAGAAACTTCGACGAAGATCTTCCATGCAACACAGTGAGAGCTTGGACTATAGGAATGCTTCTCGTCATTGTAGGGGCTTCGATGAACACCCTATTCTCTCTCCGCCAACCATCCATCAGTATTGGGCCTCTCATCGCTCAAATCGTTGCGTGGCCTATGGGTCATGGCTGGGCGAAGTTCGTGCCTGACAGGGAGTTCACCACTTTTGGTATAACGTGGACTCTGAACCCTGGTCCCTTTAATGTTAAGGAACACGCAATTATCGTTGTCATGGCCAGTGTGTCATTCTCTGTTGCGTATGCTACCGATATCATCCTTGCACAGGTCATCTTCTACAAGCAGGACTTTGGTCTTGTgttccagcttctcctgACTATCTCCACACAATCTGTGGGATATGGCATTGCAGGGATGCTACGCAAGTTCTTAG TCTATCCCGCATCCATGATCTGGCCCGAGAATCTTGTTGGTGTAACTCTTATGAATGCCATGTACGAGACAAACGATACACCAGATCCTACCATTCTAGGAGGCAGAATGCACAGATACAAGTGGTTTGTCATTGTAACTGCATGTTCCTTCGTATACTACTTCATTCCAGGATTTCTGGCGCAATTTCTGAGCATCTTTGCTGTGGCCACCTGGATGGCGCCTCAAAATCCTATTGTGAATCAGCTATTCGGAGGGCAGACAGGT TATAAAGAGGCTCCTACGTGGTGGTATATGTCCCTATTTGCTGTT ATGCTCCTGATTGGGTTCTATACAGTACTGGGCTACCCAACTAATCTCTCCTGGTGGGCTTTCTTACTTGCCATAGCCATCTCTTTTGGGTTTGCTCTGCCTATAGGCATTATCCAAGCTGTTACAAACACTCAAATTGGCTTGAATGTCTTGACAGAGTTCATCTATGGATATCTTCAGCCAGGTCGACCTCTAGCCCTCATGAT CTTCAAAACATATGGATACATCACAAT GGCGCAATCACTTCGTTTTGTCTCGGACTTGAAGTTCGGACATTACATGAAAATCCCCCCTCGAACTATGTTCCTGTCTCAAGTCGTCGCCACTACATTCTCGTGCTTCATCCAGATCGTCGTTCTAAACCTATCCCTGAAAAATATCCCTGACGTCTGCGAGCACCACCAGGTCGATCACTTTACCTGTCCTGGTGGTCGtgtcttctttgctg CGTCTATCATCTGGGGCCTTCTCGGCCCTGCACGCATGTTCTCCCCTGGTCAGGTATACTCTGgcctcttcgtcttctttaTCTTGGGTGCCGTTACACCAATAGTTATCTATGTCTTAGCCAAACGATGGCCGAGGTCTCCGGTGCGATACCTCATGGCACCCCTCATATTCGGAGGTGCAGGGGCGATCCCGCCTGCAACACCGCTGAATTATCTCTCGTGGGGCATCGTTGGCTTCGTCTTTCAGTTCTGGATCAAGAAGCGCCACTTCAGGTGGTGGACCAGACTCAACTTCCTAACGTCGTCAGCTCTCGATCTAGGTCTCGCCCTAGCGACGttgttcatcttctttgcctttaCGCTGCATGGTGTAGATCCGCCAAGCTGGTGGGGAAACAATATTGTCACTTCGACGATGGATGTCCAGGGGACCGCGATACAAGCTCATGTACCGGAGGGAGGGCGATTCGGGCCCGAGAACTGGTGA